A DNA window from Ipomoea triloba cultivar NCNSP0323 chromosome 10, ASM357664v1 contains the following coding sequences:
- the LOC116033107 gene encoding uncharacterized protein LOC116033107, whose translation MTRGGNTTGRIRGRGRGISVTPSSSSPSSFALPSPVAPPPTVVSPPIVAPVSTGSPTDLPMSSPSDSTVPPTSSSVEGSSIGPDLPIVHVEDGKLLPSHKCSTTMKTIFMQRIYPEGYTWKNIPNEYKESYFEEFKVNSRYDFENCEILQVDASIDRHVHKAFLAQAGIRGKPACIHEDTWRIWEAYWDRPDVKAKSEQQRKNRMSEVAGPGTGCSRHTGGSRSAIEHYHKLLDELQKEPNLFECFEHMHKKKNGAFVDERSKKIAEEIQARHDAATQEVEGSTEPPVINMSQLYVDVVGGVKKQRIYGLGTKASSFINDNSCSSSATSQFHQDTMKEMLDTMRVEMEAQMEAKLQAERTQMQATLQAERTQMQTQMEIQMQAHIASLMDELRRNGIIPTTSTPQPPTTEGHSVNSNDEDLGDE comes from the exons atGACACGAGGTGGTAATACAACCGGACGCATAAGAGGACGCGGACGAGGTATATCGGTTACACCTTCGAGTTCTAGCCCATCCTCGTTTGCACTACCTTCTCCTGTGGCACCTCCTCCTACTGTGGTGTCTCCACCTATTGTAGCACCTGTTTCTACTGGTTCACCAACTGACTTGCCGATGTCATCACCATCAGACTCTACTGTTCCACCCACATCCTCATCAGTTGAAGGATCATCTATTGGTCCTGATTTGCCTATTGTTCATGTAGAGGATGGGAA GTTGTTACCATCTCATAAATGTTCAACTACAATGAAAACAATATTCATGCAAAGGATCTATCCTGAAGGGTATACTTGGAAGAATATACCTAATGAGTACAAGGAATCATACTTTGAGGAATTTAAGGTAAATTCACGATATGATTTTGAAAATTGTG AAATTTTACAAGTGGATGCGTCTATTGACCGACATGTTCATAAAGCATTTTTAGCACAAGCAGGCATACG AGGGAAGCCAGCTTGTATACATGAAGATACATGGCGCATTTGGGAGGCATATTGGGATAGGCCTGACGTTAAAGCTAAATCTGAGCAACAGCGGAAGAATAGGATGAGTGAGGTGGCAGGACCCGGTACTGGATGTTCCCGACATACTGGAGGATCTAGATCTGCTATTGAGCACTATCACAAATTG cTAGATGAACTTCAAAAGGAGCCTAATTTATTTGAGTGCTTTGAGCATATGCACAAAAAGAAGAATGGTGCGTTTGTTGATGAAAGGTCAAAGAAAATTGCT GAAGAAATACAAGCACGACATGATGCTGCAACGCAAGAGGTGGAAGGGTCAACTGAGCCACCAGTTATAAACATGTCACAGCTGTATGTGGATGTTGTTGGTGGGGTAAAAAAACAGCGTATTTATGGCTTAGGAACCAAGGCATCCTCATTTATCAATGATAATAGTTGTAGTTCATCTGCTACTTCACAATTTCATCAAGATACAATGAAGGAGATGTTAGATACCATGCGGGTTGAGATGGAGGCTCAGATGGAGGCTAAATTACAAGCTGAAAGAACTCAAATGCAGGCTACATTACAAGCTGAAAGAACTCAAATGCAGACTCAAATGGAAATTCAAATGCAAGCTCATATTGCAAGTTTGATGGATGAGTTGCGTCGCAACGGCATCATACCCACCACTTCCACGCCACAACCTCCAACTACTGAAGGACATTCTGTTAATTCAAATGACGAAGACTTGGGAGATGAatag
- the LOC116033108 gene encoding uncharacterized protein LOC116033108: MLSGWSTAGRLACPYCMDKSDAFTLKHSGKQSWFDNHRKFLLANHPFRKNKIAFFKNKAVTTEAPLVRSGYDILAEIETLGLKKVTELDAAEVNALISKTCEKNVFDNVFNTVMDVTGKTKDTYKSREELNDYCQRPELKRNLVTRKFPKACYTLDKPAREALCEWVRNLKFPDGYASNMSRCVDMKKLKLFGMKSHDCHVFMQRLIPIAFRELLPLNVWKFLTELSLFFKNLTSTTIRVEEMTKLENDIPLILCKLERIFPPSFFDSMEHLPIHLAYEARIAGPVQYRWMYPFERVYTEELKRSQPNISNSTIDGKLENEFANWFNDYAHDPSNNISNKFIKDLAKGPQRSVNTYSGYYVNGFKFHTIGYGGTKETMNSGVCIKGINYSIDESDYYGRLVEVVQVEYPSLPVKRTILFKCEWFDPTTVGMKVHSQYKLVEVNHKHRFNRYEPFVLAMQAAQVYYCTYPSLRRDKLDWWAVCKIKARSEVEVPESSISSEESLIPPPFQEEITDNHDLMQIDEDPSHLNDPNGGVIELDG, from the exons ATGCTATCCGGGTGGAGCACTGCTGGGAGGTTAGCTTGTCCGTATTGCATGGACAAATCAGATGCCTTCACCCTAAAACATAGTGGTAAGCAATCGTGGTTTGACAATCATCGAAAGTTTTTGCTAGCGAATCATCCATTTCGCAAGAATAAGATAGCGTTTTTCAAGAATAAAGCGGTTACAACTGAGGCACCGCTTGTTCGGTCAGGATATGATATCCTTGCAGAGATTGAGACTTTAGGCCTTAAGAAGGTCACTGAATTGGATGCTGCTGAAGTTAATGCATTAATTTCCAAAACATGCG AAAAAAATGTGTTTGATAATGTGTTCAACACAGTTATGGATGTTACTGGAAAAACAAAggacacatataaatctagagAAGAGTTGAATGATTATTGTCAGCGGCCAGAGCTGAAGCGAAACCTTGTGACTAGAAAGTTTCCAAAAGCTTGTTACACACTTGACAAACCGGCAAGGGAAGCATTGTGTGAATGGGTTAGGAatctcaaatttcctgatggtTATGCATCTAATATGAGTCGATGTGTAGATATGAAGAAGTTGAAGTTGTTTGGTATGAAAAGTCACGATTGTCATGTGTTTATGCAGAGGTTAATACCAATTGCATTTCGTGAGTTGCTACCGCTAAATGTTTGGAAATTTCTTACAGAGTTGAGTTTATTCTTTAAGAACCTTACTTCCACTACAATTAGAGTTGAGGAAATGACGAAACTCGAGAATGATATACCTCTCATTCTTTGTAAACTTGAACGTATATTTCCTCCTAGTTTCTTCGACTCCATGGAACATCTACCAATCCACTTAGCTTACGAAGCAAGGATTGCTGGTCCGGTTCAATATAGGTGGATGTATCCATTTGAGAG gGTTTATACTGAGGAGTTAAAGAGGAGTCAACCAAACATTTCCAATAGTACCATCGATGGtaaattggaaaatgaatttgCAAATTGGTTCAATGACTAT GCACATGATCCTTCAaacaatatttcaaataaatttataaaggaTCTTGCAAAAGGGCCACAAAGATCTGTTAATACCTATTCAGGGTATTATGTGAATGGCTTTAAATTTCACACCATTGGTTATGGTGGAACTAAAGAAACAATGAATAGTGGAGTTTGCATAAAAGGTATAAACTATAGTATAGATGAAAGTGATTACTATGGCCGATTGGTAGAAGTTGTACAAGTTGAGTATCCTAGCTTACCAGTCAAGAGGACAATATTATTCAAGTGTGAGTGGTTTGACCCGACAACCGTGGGCATGAAGGTTCATTCCCAATATAAACTTGTTGAAGTTAATCATAAGCATAGATTCAATCGCTATGAACCATTCGTTCTAGCAATGCAAGCAGCTCAGGTTTATTACTGTACATATCCAAGTTTGCGTCGCGACAAGCTTGACTGGTGGGCTGTGTGCAAAATTAAAGCGAGATCTGAAGTAGAAGTTCCTGAATCATCTATATCTTCTGAAGAATCACTAATACCTCCACCATTTCAAGAGGAAATTACCGACAATCATGATCTCATGCAAATAGATGAAGACCCATCACATTTAAATGACCCAAATGGTGGGGTGATAGAACTTGATGGCTAA
- the LOC116033109 gene encoding uncharacterized protein LOC116033109, with the protein MSSNRHWMYTRIRNGLLTEEFFAGLETFIQFATSEHSSMDGERIKCPCNQRKCQNTKFLDVPTVKFHLAKYGFVSDYYVWRFHGEANLRVDVDQDVGAPSQMASEEASNAYHTMVMDAVGPEFNVDEIEESPNPEAQKFYDMLKAADQELWPGSKKHSQLSLVARLMSLKSENHISEKCFNQFTELMKEVAPEDNLVPENFYGTKKLLRGMGLPVQKIDCCKNNCMIYWESDIDMTTCKFCGHPRFKQTSRGATKRQKTNVAYKKMYYFPLVPRLQRLYASNATANDMKWHANSVEDGIMRHPSDSLAWKHFNRIYPDFASEIRNVRLGLCTDGFQPFGQSGQQYSSWPVILTTYNLPPWMCMKEEYMFLTILVPGPKNPKEKIDVFLQPLIAELNQLWEVGVHMIFLRSRKFSDASCPFVDS; encoded by the coding sequence ATGAGTTCAAATCGTCATTGGATGTATACACGAATTAGAAATGGTCTTCTCACTGAGGAGTTTTTCGCTGGTCTTGAAACTTTCATCCAATTTGCTACTAGTGAACATAGTTCGATGGACGGGGAAAGAATTAAGTGTCCATGTAATCAGCGCAAGTGTCAAAACACCAAGTTTTTAGATGTGCCTACCGTGAAATTCCACTTAGCAAAATATGGATTTGTGTCGGACTACTACGTTTGGCGCTTCCATGGCGAGGCCAATCTGAGGGTAGATGTCGATCAAGATGTTGGTGCCCCATCTCAAATGGCTAGTGAAGAAGCATCTAATGCTTACCATACAATGGTTATGGATGCTGTTGGTCCTGAATTTAATGTGGATGAAATAGAAGAATCGCCAAATCCTGAGGCCCAGAAGTTTTATGACATGCTGAAAGCTGCAGATCAAGAGTTGTGGCCTGGGAGTAAAAAACACTCGCAGTTGTCTCTTGTAGCTCGACTTATGAGCTTGAAATCAGAAAATCACATATCAGAAAAATGTTTCAATCAATTCACTGAACTTATGAAAGAAGTTGCTCCAGAAGATAATCTAGTCCCTGAAAACTTCTACGGAACCAAAAAGCTATTACGGGGCATGGGGTTGCCAGTTCAGAAGATTGATTGTTGCAAGAACAACTGCATGATATATTGGGAGTCAGATATTGATATGACAACGTGTAAGTTTTGTGGCCATCCTCGATTTAAACAAACTTCTCGTGGTGctacaaaaagacaaaaaactAATGTAGCAtacaaaaaaatgtattactttccTCTAGTTCCTCGATTGCAGAGGTTGTATGCATCTAATGCTACAGCAAATGATATGAAGTGGCATGCAAATTCAGTTGAAGATGGAATCATGCGTCATCCCTCAGACTCGCTTGCTTGGAAGCATTTTAACCGCATTTATCCTGACTTTGCATCTGAAATTCGAAATGTCAGGTTAGGTCTGTGCACGGATGGTTTTCAACCATTTGGACAATCAGGGCAGCAATACTCCTCATGGCCTGTGATACTAACAACATACAACTTGCCTCCTTGGATGTGTATGAAAGAGGAGTATATGTTCTTGACCATATTGGTTCCAGGTCCAAAAAATCCAAAAGAGAAGATAGATGTTTTTCTCCAACCGCTTATTGCAGAGTTAAACCAATTATGGGAAGTAGGTGTTCATATGATATTTCTAAGAAGCAGAAAATTTTCAGATGCGAGCTGCCCTTTTGTGGACAGTTAG